One window of Nitrososphaerota archaeon genomic DNA carries:
- a CDS encoding DUF47 domain-containing protein has protein sequence MYSGEAEIQARRRTLAVLQDEVRRVLDAARDLAQAYNSLVNDDQEGLQRAIERVRKAEDDTESLRRTLTRELAEIGTMMMNREDLLRSAYDVEEIAGYISGIAFRFTQLSVKVLKRNSLDTDCKDLIDAAIQSVQQLNQVVHALSVNPMSAIDSASQLQKTEKDIDNRYRVLVSKIFEEVDSVKDMVVFKDIVEGIEDLADHCLAAADSMTIVALGL, from the coding sequence ATGTACAGCGGAGAAGCTGAAATACAGGCTAGGAGACGGACTCTTGCCGTCCTTCAAGATGAAGTGCGACGCGTACTCGACGCAGCCCGCGATCTCGCCCAAGCCTATAATTCCCTTGTAAATGATGATCAAGAAGGTCTTCAGAGAGCGATTGAACGTGTCCGAAAGGCTGAAGATGATACTGAGTCGCTTAGGCGAACCTTGACCAGAGAGCTCGCTGAAATCGGAACCATGATGATGAACCGCGAAGACCTCCTCAGAAGCGCCTATGACGTGGAGGAAATAGCAGGATACATCTCAGGAATCGCATTTCGCTTCACCCAGCTCTCAGTCAAAGTGCTCAAGCGAAACAGTCTAGACACTGACTGCAAGGATTTAATCGATGCTGCAATCCAGTCGGTTCAGCAGCTAAACCAAGTTGTCCACGCGCTCTCTGTTAACCCGATGAGCGCTATTGACTCTGCATCTCAACTGCAAAAGACTGAGAAGGATATTGACAACAGGTATCGAGTGCTCGTATCCAAAATCTTCGAAGAGGTCGACTCGGTTAAAGACATGGTTGTGTTCAAAGACATCGTGGAAGGTATCGAGGATCTGGCAGACCATTGCCTTGCCGCAGCCGACTCAATGACAATAGTCGCCCTTGGGCTTTAG